From one Lactiplantibacillus paraplantarum genomic stretch:
- a CDS encoding nitronate monooxygenase codes for MSITEMLGIQYPIFSGAMMRIATHELVGAVSEAGGLGVLGSAGLTADQLRTEIRATRQLTDKPFGINLMLQMKNCPELAQVIIDEGVKVVTTGAGNPTSYIPPLHAAGIKVIPVIASVHHAHKMVAAGADAVVAEGQESGGHIGQTSTMALLPQVVDAVDIPVIGAGGVGDGRSIAAMFALGAQGVQCGTIFLTAEECPVPASYKQRVLAASDTDTIVTGRSQRDPVRALTNPMLTQYLQLEQTNAPVAELHALADGSFAKAVEDGDMEHGTPMAGEVAGMMTTIRPVKEIITDLFSQAQEVVTQLKIE; via the coding sequence ATGTCAATTACTGAAATGTTAGGCATTCAATATCCCATTTTTTCTGGTGCGATGATGCGGATTGCTACTCATGAATTAGTTGGAGCAGTTTCGGAGGCTGGTGGTCTCGGTGTTCTTGGTTCTGCAGGCCTAACCGCTGATCAATTGCGGACCGAGATTCGGGCAACTCGTCAGCTGACAGATAAGCCATTTGGTATCAATTTAATGTTACAGATGAAGAATTGCCCTGAACTGGCACAGGTCATCATTGATGAAGGCGTTAAGGTCGTCACGACCGGTGCGGGTAACCCGACTTCATATATTCCACCGTTACATGCGGCTGGTATTAAAGTGATTCCGGTGATTGCTTCGGTCCACCATGCTCACAAGATGGTGGCAGCCGGTGCGGATGCGGTGGTTGCGGAAGGTCAAGAATCAGGTGGACATATCGGTCAAACGTCGACAATGGCGTTATTGCCACAAGTCGTGGATGCCGTTGATATTCCAGTGATTGGTGCCGGTGGTGTCGGTGATGGTCGTTCAATCGCGGCGATGTTTGCACTGGGCGCGCAGGGTGTGCAATGTGGTACGATCTTCTTGACCGCTGAAGAATGTCCGGTTCCCGCTAGTTATAAGCAACGGGTACTGGCAGCCAGTGATACGGATACGATTGTGACTGGTCGCAGCCAGCGTGATCCCGTCCGTGCGTTAACTAACCCGATGCTAACGCAATACTTGCAATTGGAGCAAACTAACGCGCCGGTAGCAGAATTGCACGCGTTAGCGGACGGTTCATTTGCGAAAGCTGTTGAAGATGGCGATATGGAACATGGCACCCCAATGGCCGGCGAAGTGGCTGGAATGATGACAACTATTCGGCCGGTTAAGGAAATCATTACTGATTTGTTTAGTCAGGCTCAGGAAGTCGTGACACAGTTAAAAATTGAATGA
- the coaA gene encoding type I pantothenate kinase, giving the protein MEDQMNYYRFSREQWKQFYRNNQHQVPLTADNLHEIKAFNDRISLDDVRDIYMPFAHLLQAKYEHYLSWRETESVFLHRQNRQSPFIIGVSGSVAVGKTTTARLLEILFKYLYPDRRTQLITTDGFLYPNAELKKMQLMERKGFPESYDMTRLIQFLNDVKSGKPLAKAPVYSHQTYDIVPNRFDVITHPDILIIEGINVLQLPSNQAIYISDFTDFSVYVDADADLVEDWYLERFKALMKTAFQDPSNYFYPWAIGDPKDAMAMAERVWEEVDLKNLNDYILPTRNRADLILHKVAHHVIDAVYFRKY; this is encoded by the coding sequence ATGGAAGATCAGATGAACTACTATCGCTTTTCGCGAGAACAGTGGAAGCAATTTTACCGTAACAATCAACACCAAGTACCGTTGACCGCAGACAACTTACACGAAATCAAGGCGTTTAATGACCGGATTAGTTTGGATGATGTCCGGGATATTTATATGCCATTCGCGCATTTATTGCAGGCCAAGTATGAGCATTATTTATCGTGGCGGGAAACGGAGTCCGTCTTTTTACATCGGCAGAATCGCCAATCACCGTTTATCATTGGCGTGTCTGGAAGTGTGGCGGTCGGTAAAACGACGACGGCTCGGCTATTAGAAATATTATTTAAATATTTATATCCGGATCGGCGAACCCAGCTGATTACGACGGATGGTTTCTTATATCCCAATGCTGAGCTTAAAAAGATGCAGCTGATGGAACGCAAGGGCTTTCCAGAAAGTTATGATATGACGCGGCTAATCCAATTTTTAAATGATGTGAAGAGTGGTAAGCCTTTGGCGAAAGCGCCGGTGTATTCACATCAAACCTATGATATTGTACCGAATCGTTTTGACGTAATCACACATCCCGATATTTTAATTATCGAAGGTATTAATGTGCTGCAGCTACCTAGTAATCAAGCGATTTATATTAGTGATTTTACTGACTTTTCAGTGTATGTGGATGCGGATGCTGACCTAGTCGAGGATTGGTATTTGGAGCGCTTCAAGGCGTTAATGAAGACCGCTTTCCAAGACCCGTCGAACTATTTCTATCCATGGGCAATTGGTGACCCCAAGGATGCGATGGCCATGGCTGAACGGGTGTGGGAAGAGGTTGATCTAAAAAACTTGAATGATTATATCTTACCAACCCGTAATCGTGCGGATTTAATTTTACACAAAGTTGCACATCATGTGATTGATGCCGTGTATTTCCGCAAATATTAG
- the guaA gene encoding glutamine-hydrolyzing GMP synthase has protein sequence MAKTDTASFDSILVLDFGSQYNQLITRRIRDFGVYSELLPNTITAEEIKARHPKGIIFSGGPNSVYDDGAFRVDPEIFKLGLPILGICYGMQLMTYTLAGGKVESADNREYGKANINVTSDSATLFKGTPAEQSVWMSHGDLVTQAPDGFDVVATSKNCPIAAIQDVDRKLYGIQFHAEVRNTDYGNDILRHFAFDVCQAEANWSMDDFIDMQIEKIRAEVGDKKVLLGLSGGVDSSVVGVLLHKAIGTQLTSIFVDHGLLRKGEADQVMASLEGKFGLNIIKVDAKDRFLSKLAGVSDPERKRKIIGNEFIQVFDEEATKLNGMEFLAQGTLYTDVIESGTSTAQTIKSHHNVGGLPEDMQFKLIEPLRTLFKDEARELGEKLGMPSDLVWRQPFPGPGLGIRVIGKITEDKLEIVRDSDFILRDEIKKAGLDREIWQYFTVLPGIKSVGVMGDGRTYDYTVGIRAVTSIDGMTADFARIPWDVLQKISVRIVNEVDHVNRIVYDVTSKPPSTIEWE, from the coding sequence TTGGCAAAAACGGATACTGCGTCTTTCGATTCCATTTTGGTATTGGATTTCGGTAGTCAGTATAATCAATTGATTACTCGACGCATTCGCGATTTCGGCGTTTATTCGGAATTACTTCCGAATACGATCACCGCTGAAGAAATCAAGGCCCGTCACCCGAAAGGGATTATCTTTTCTGGTGGCCCCAACAGTGTTTACGATGATGGCGCCTTTCGGGTTGACCCGGAGATTTTCAAGTTGGGCTTACCAATCTTGGGGATTTGTTACGGGATGCAACTGATGACCTACACGCTTGCGGGCGGGAAGGTGGAATCAGCTGATAACCGGGAATACGGCAAGGCGAACATTAACGTGACGAGCGACTCGGCAACCCTGTTCAAGGGTACACCAGCTGAGCAGTCAGTGTGGATGAGTCATGGTGACTTGGTGACCCAAGCACCTGATGGCTTTGACGTGGTGGCCACTTCTAAGAACTGCCCAATCGCGGCAATTCAAGATGTTGACCGGAAGTTATATGGGATTCAATTCCATGCTGAAGTTCGGAATACGGACTACGGTAATGATATTCTACGGCACTTTGCATTTGACGTTTGCCAAGCTGAAGCTAACTGGTCAATGGATGATTTCATTGATATGCAGATTGAAAAAATCCGCGCTGAAGTTGGCGACAAAAAGGTCTTACTGGGACTTTCCGGTGGGGTTGATTCCAGTGTCGTCGGTGTGCTGTTGCACAAGGCCATTGGAACGCAATTAACCAGTATTTTCGTTGACCATGGTTTGCTACGGAAGGGCGAAGCTGATCAAGTTATGGCGAGCCTAGAAGGTAAGTTCGGTTTGAACATCATCAAAGTTGATGCTAAGGACCGTTTCTTAAGCAAGTTGGCTGGTGTCAGTGATCCTGAACGGAAACGTAAGATCATTGGTAACGAATTTATCCAAGTATTTGATGAAGAAGCCACGAAGTTAAACGGGATGGAATTCCTCGCACAGGGGACCCTCTATACCGACGTGATTGAAAGTGGGACTTCAACGGCCCAAACAATCAAGTCACATCATAACGTTGGTGGTTTGCCAGAAGACATGCAGTTCAAGTTGATTGAACCGCTACGGACGTTATTCAAGGACGAAGCACGGGAACTCGGTGAAAAGCTAGGGATGCCGTCTGACCTTGTTTGGCGGCAACCATTCCCAGGCCCTGGTCTCGGAATTCGGGTTATTGGTAAGATTACGGAAGATAAGTTAGAAATCGTGCGCGATAGTGACTTTATCTTACGTGATGAAATCAAAAAAGCCGGCTTAGACCGTGAAATCTGGCAATACTTCACCGTATTACCAGGTATCAAGTCAGTCGGTGTCATGGGTGACGGCCGAACCTACGATTACACCGTTGGTATTCGGGCCGTAACATCAATCGACGGTATGACCGCCGACTTTGCACGTATTCCATGGGATGTCTTACAAAAGATCTCAGTGCGGATCGTCAATGAAGTCGATCACGTTAACCGCATCGTGTACGATGTTACGAGCAAGCCACCTTCGACAATTGAATGGGAATAG
- a CDS encoding helix-turn-helix domain-containing protein, which translates to MPAKTQNNFIRRLINLRDSRNWSKTEVARKLGLSSMQRYANYEYGTNEPDLNMLKQIAELYDVTTDYLLGEDSAPKWIARKDTIDLKELLAAHVDSMTYGGEKLTEEERQQVRVAMAVIFWE; encoded by the coding sequence ATGCCAGCAAAAACACAAAACAACTTCATTCGAAGACTAATTAATCTTCGTGACAGTCGGAACTGGTCAAAAACTGAGGTGGCCAGGAAACTAGGGCTGAGCAGTATGCAGCGATATGCCAACTATGAATATGGCACGAATGAGCCAGACTTGAACATGCTTAAACAGATTGCAGAGCTATATGATGTGACGACCGACTACCTGCTGGGTGAAGATAGCGCACCTAAATGGATTGCCAGAAAAGATACCATTGACTTGAAAGAATTGCTCGCAGCTCATGTGGATTCGATGACATACGGGGGCGAAAAACTTACGGAAGAAGAACGCCAACAAGTACGAGTAGCAATGGCCGTCATCTTCTGGGAATAA
- a CDS encoding CPBP family intramembrane glutamic endopeptidase, producing MKSNRSIVTWLLNIVKLIGLFALYQLAMIPTMMPAIRRGFSATAILVAGVASLVLLGLLIWWLVTIYRRQAPIVTNLSRPARPALTIVGLFILVELGNVLAGLIVKQTPENQVILDKVFTTSPVINVVLMAVLAPIVEELIFRGLMYRWLFPRVTNRVTFAVALVFASLLFAFAHTLSFSPALLAYLPIAVVLTFTYVWFNDIRYSIALHIINNSLAMVGMLTLLSR from the coding sequence TTGAAATCGAATCGTTCTATTGTCACCTGGCTCCTCAATATCGTTAAACTAATTGGTCTATTCGCACTATACCAACTCGCCATGATTCCCACGATGATGCCAGCAATTCGACGTGGATTCTCAGCTACGGCAATCTTAGTCGCCGGAGTGGCAAGTTTAGTTTTGCTCGGATTACTCATTTGGTGGCTGGTAACGATTTATCGTCGCCAAGCGCCAATCGTGACCAATTTATCACGACCGGCACGTCCGGCGTTAACAATAGTGGGCCTATTTATCCTGGTTGAGTTAGGCAACGTGTTGGCGGGACTTATTGTGAAACAGACTCCTGAAAACCAAGTGATTTTGGACAAGGTATTTACTACTAGCCCAGTCATTAATGTTGTCCTGATGGCAGTACTGGCACCGATTGTCGAAGAACTGATTTTTCGCGGGCTAATGTATCGCTGGCTATTCCCACGAGTCACGAATCGGGTGACTTTCGCTGTGGCATTAGTCTTTGCGAGTTTGTTATTTGCATTCGCCCATACGTTATCGTTTAGCCCTGCGCTACTAGCCTACTTACCGATCGCCGTCGTGCTGACTTTTACGTACGTGTGGTTCAACGATATTCGCTATAGTATCGCCTTGCACATTATCAATAATTCGTTAGCCATGGTTGGCATGTTGACCTTACTTTCACGGTAA
- a CDS encoding winged helix-turn-helix transcriptional regulator has translation MRTITPIENSRRHEEFCPLDTTLSILSGKWKSIIICRLMGNSQRFSSLLKSMPGCTSRMLAMQLKELVADQIVSQQTVANHSVYELTSTGVSLVPIVKAMDRWGKAYLETLQLA, from the coding sequence ATGCGTACAATTACACCAATTGAGAATAGTCGTCGACATGAAGAGTTTTGTCCACTGGATACAACTTTGAGTATCTTGTCGGGTAAATGGAAATCAATTATAATCTGTCGGTTAATGGGAAATTCGCAGCGCTTTTCGTCCTTATTAAAAAGCATGCCGGGTTGTACCAGTCGAATGTTGGCGATGCAACTAAAGGAATTAGTTGCGGATCAGATTGTTAGTCAACAAACGGTCGCTAATCATTCAGTTTATGAGTTAACGAGCACTGGAGTATCGCTAGTTCCAATCGTTAAAGCAATGGATCGATGGGGAAAGGCTTATCTTGAAACGCTACAGTTGGCGTAG
- a CDS encoding MFS transporter produces the protein MTGFYGVYTFLGTFATATFHFNTAQTGVIFITYGSANFIANFLAGKFIALIGKKRSVTINGLASAALVLSLGIWGQHLAILLIILVALALSQGWGVTALTAAIVNIVPSNRSTVMSFNSAFLYYGLTLGSAAGGLLLTKIGFSAVTIVAAVALLSAVLIANALNHYSD, from the coding sequence ATGACAGGATTTTACGGCGTTTATACTTTCTTAGGTACTTTTGCAACAGCTACCTTTCATTTCAATACTGCACAAACTGGCGTCATCTTTATCACTTACGGTAGTGCTAATTTCATTGCGAACTTTTTGGCTGGTAAATTCATAGCACTGATTGGTAAAAAGCGCAGCGTTACGATTAACGGCTTAGCTTCAGCTGCATTAGTCTTATCCTTAGGCATCTGGGGACAACATTTAGCAATATTACTAATCATTCTGGTTGCGCTCGCCCTATCTCAAGGCTGGGGTGTCACTGCATTAACCGCAGCAATCGTTAATATTGTGCCGTCCAATCGTTCAACTGTCATGTCATTTAATAGTGCTTTTTTATACTACGGCTTAACGTTAGGCTCTGCCGCTGGTGGCTTGCTTCTAACTAAAATTGGCTTTTCCGCAGTGACGATTGTGGCGGCCGTGGCTTTATTAAGCGCTGTACTGATTGCGAACGCACTTAACCACTATTCGGATTAG
- a CDS encoding MFS transporter has translation MSPIFNQIISRNQHTERLLIIGLFCGVFVTGADAFIISALLPAIATSLNVAANTAAYGVTVYALCYAIGAPLFGPLGDRFNKRFLLISGCSIFLLGTLLCGLANSLTTFYLYRAIAGIGAALFVPNVWAFIGTYFDGQRLDQVMGIVMSALSLSIAVGVPLGALLAQLGSWHMAFWGSSVLTLFALLILTIAVPPLPSQNIQPAGYFTSFKVLAHTRTPLPPY, from the coding sequence GTGAGTCCTATCTTCAATCAAATCATTAGCCGTAACCAACATACTGAACGCTTACTTATTATCGGGCTTTTTTGCGGGGTCTTCGTCACTGGTGCCGACGCGTTTATTATTTCGGCACTGCTCCCCGCCATCGCAACTAGCCTTAATGTAGCCGCGAACACCGCAGCTTACGGGGTGACCGTTTACGCACTATGTTATGCCATTGGTGCACCTTTATTCGGCCCATTAGGTGACCGCTTTAATAAACGTTTTTTGCTAATCAGTGGCTGTAGTATTTTCCTATTAGGCACACTACTTTGTGGGCTAGCCAACTCTTTGACAACATTCTATCTTTACCGTGCCATTGCTGGCATCGGTGCAGCTTTATTTGTCCCCAATGTTTGGGCTTTTATTGGCACTTACTTTGATGGTCAACGGCTTGATCAAGTTATGGGAATCGTTATGTCGGCACTTTCATTATCAATCGCTGTCGGTGTGCCACTCGGTGCTTTGCTAGCACAACTCGGCAGTTGGCATATGGCGTTCTGGGGCTCATCCGTACTAACTTTGTTTGCGTTATTGATTTTGACGATTGCCGTACCTCCATTGCCGAGTCAAAATATTCAGCCCGCTGGTTACTTTACAAGCTTTAAAGTATTAGCCCACACCCGCACGCCATTGCCGCCCTACTGA
- a CDS encoding CAP domain-containing protein, with protein sequence MKKQLLYTSITTAVLFVGTQLGVNNAQADATTDNGTGNQTTTTSATQGSAKTVTNEQLATVKPTSQQQYQTNVQTAKGNVAAAKNQVNAAQTKVATAQGQVSNQSQLIAAGQNQYDAGKAQVDSAQQQLEAKNQVVAKAESQVNADQAKIAAAEQQIPADQQQIATNNVAITNQPAIEKNAQATKNTADATLAQAKTDQATAQSAAKVANTVTATKQADVDQATTTQQKAATLVNQAQAAVTTAQGAVNKNTQAISSAKTAIQNTSKQINANKQAVAGAQTKLAAAQAALTVAKQPTTTTETQSKYSAAEFPQSELTGSQTVTVAYPANGNYVPNVDKINQYMFDYINELRALNGQPALKQTAALQNNAIARAAAQTDGGLDHTGSIYAENLTQLFPDWFLSDQEVAYEAIMGWYDESNNVESGSFGHRINLIYSEGNAGVAANLAKHVAAFEVDNSGMSEAEFNKYYNLFYTAHTDAATKTKALPAITFKYVQTTPADPKKIAAANATLNAAMASLNDLQDTGKSLATKLANQNASLQTLQSQTSGLQAAVTTKQAQVKVAAASLVTANANLVQAKAQLTTAQRQQSVADQSLKATMVKTATAQATANQAAKNLASAKTLVADLTAENSRLAAEIEALPAQIAAMKAQKAMREQQITTAKAMLAQAQAQVDQANKQLAVEKTQFDSKKADLAQLRQVLGAAQVDLAVAQGDLTATEAFLARVEANKFTTTTAIADQISEKATADKPASATITALHGTTAKATVNVSDAANMTNISVDASAGNDSNAIVKAKQQSTGAQAAVLPKTGEEQPSRMLAVGLLAASLALFGLVKPRKRV encoded by the coding sequence ATGAAAAAACAATTATTATATACCAGCATTACCACTGCGGTATTATTCGTGGGGACCCAATTGGGTGTTAATAATGCGCAGGCCGACGCAACGACTGATAATGGCACGGGAAACCAGACGACTACTACGAGTGCGACACAGGGGAGCGCTAAGACGGTCACTAATGAACAATTAGCGACCGTCAAACCGACGAGTCAACAGCAGTATCAAACGAATGTGCAAACTGCTAAGGGGAACGTGGCCGCAGCCAAGAATCAGGTTAACGCTGCGCAAACTAAAGTAGCTACCGCGCAGGGGCAAGTGTCTAATCAAAGTCAACTGATTGCGGCCGGACAGAATCAGTACGATGCTGGCAAAGCTCAAGTTGATAGTGCACAACAACAACTTGAGGCTAAAAATCAGGTTGTCGCTAAAGCTGAAAGTCAAGTCAACGCTGATCAAGCAAAAATTGCGGCAGCGGAACAACAAATTCCGGCTGATCAACAACAAATTGCTACTAATAACGTTGCTATCACCAATCAGCCGGCTATCGAAAAGAATGCTCAGGCGACCAAGAACACGGCAGATGCAACTTTGGCTCAAGCTAAAACTGATCAGGCTACGGCCCAGTCCGCGGCTAAGGTTGCCAACACTGTGACTGCAACGAAACAGGCGGACGTTGACCAGGCGACTACCACCCAACAAAAAGCGGCTACGCTAGTTAACCAAGCCCAAGCGGCCGTCACGACTGCTCAAGGCGCGGTTAATAAAAATACGCAGGCAATCAGTTCTGCCAAGACAGCGATTCAAAACACTAGTAAGCAAATCAATGCGAATAAGCAGGCAGTTGCTGGCGCACAAACTAAACTAGCGGCGGCCCAAGCAGCTTTGACGGTAGCTAAACAGCCAACGACCACAACGGAAACTCAGAGCAAGTATAGTGCTGCTGAATTTCCTCAATCTGAACTGACAGGGTCGCAAACCGTGACCGTTGCTTATCCAGCAAACGGCAATTATGTGCCCAATGTTGATAAGATTAATCAGTACATGTTTGACTATATCAATGAGTTACGGGCATTGAACGGACAACCAGCTCTAAAGCAGACCGCAGCGCTACAAAATAATGCGATTGCGCGGGCCGCGGCTCAAACAGACGGCGGCTTGGATCATACTGGTTCGATTTATGCAGAAAATCTGACTCAGCTGTTCCCAGATTGGTTCCTTAGTGATCAAGAAGTCGCCTATGAAGCTATCATGGGTTGGTACGATGAATCTAATAACGTTGAGTCGGGCTCATTCGGTCATCGGATCAACTTAATTTATTCAGAGGGTAATGCAGGCGTGGCGGCTAATTTAGCCAAACATGTCGCTGCTTTTGAAGTTGATAATAGTGGTATGTCTGAAGCAGAATTCAATAAGTATTACAACCTGTTCTACACGGCTCACACCGATGCTGCCACCAAGACGAAGGCCTTACCGGCTATTACGTTCAAATATGTACAGACGACACCAGCTGATCCGAAGAAGATTGCCGCGGCTAACGCAACGTTAAATGCTGCAATGGCAAGTTTAAATGACTTGCAAGATACTGGTAAGTCGTTAGCAACTAAGCTGGCTAACCAAAATGCTAGTTTGCAGACGTTACAAAGTCAGACGAGTGGGTTGCAAGCGGCCGTCACGACTAAGCAAGCGCAGGTCAAAGTTGCCGCCGCTAGTCTGGTAACGGCTAATGCTAACTTGGTGCAAGCCAAAGCACAATTGACAACTGCGCAACGGCAACAATCAGTGGCTGATCAAAGCTTGAAGGCGACAATGGTTAAAACGGCCACGGCCCAAGCGACTGCTAATCAGGCGGCTAAAAACTTAGCCAGTGCCAAGACATTAGTCGCTGATTTGACGGCAGAAAACTCCCGGTTGGCAGCAGAGATTGAAGCCTTACCAGCTCAGATTGCGGCGATGAAAGCTCAAAAAGCGATGCGTGAACAACAAATCACGACTGCCAAGGCGATGCTCGCTCAAGCGCAGGCCCAAGTCGACCAGGCTAACAAGCAGCTTGCTGTTGAGAAAACACAATTTGATAGTAAAAAGGCCGACTTGGCACAACTTAGGCAAGTGCTTGGCGCCGCCCAAGTTGATTTAGCCGTCGCTCAAGGTGATTTAACGGCTACCGAGGCCTTCTTGGCACGGGTCGAAGCGAACAAATTTACAACGACAACGGCAATTGCTGACCAAATCTCTGAAAAAGCAACGGCCGATAAACCGGCCAGCGCAACTATCACGGCATTGCATGGCACAACTGCTAAAGCTACAGTGAATGTCAGTGATGCTGCCAACATGACGAATATTAGTGTAGACGCTTCAGCTGGCAATGATTCTAATGCTATCGTGAAAGCAAAACAGCAGTCAACTGGTGCCCAGGCAGCAGTTTTACCGAAAACGGGTGAGGAACAGCCGTCAAGAATGCTTGCAGTGGGCTTACTTGCTGCTAGTTTGGCGTTATTCGGTTTAGTAAAGCCACGCAAGCGTGTGTAG
- a CDS encoding helix-turn-helix domain-containing protein yields MTMEYFGDKLKSLRKAKKLTQAELAKQLDISKWAITSYEQGKTYPSIEVLIKVCAVLDTSADYLLGISDKLPVKMSTLGFTDEEVRLLLQFLNLFQQNRTPEDK; encoded by the coding sequence ATGACAATGGAATATTTTGGTGACAAATTAAAATCGTTAAGAAAAGCAAAGAAACTGACTCAAGCTGAGCTGGCAAAACAACTCGACATTTCAAAATGGGCCATTACCTCTTATGAGCAAGGCAAAACATATCCCAGTATTGAAGTCCTAATCAAAGTTTGCGCTGTCCTCGATACGTCGGCGGACTACTTACTCGGGATTTCCGATAAACTACCGGTAAAGATGAGCACCCTCGGCTTTACGGATGAGGAGGTCCGATTGTTACTACAGTTCTTAAATCTATTTCAGCAAAATCGAACCCCCGAAGATAAATGA